The Spirosoma foliorum genome has a window encoding:
- a CDS encoding glycosyltransferase family 4 protein, translated as MPALFIDAERLRDLNSGLGQVCLHLGHELVRQRPEGESWTITFLVPKGKTGVFGDSVNYIEASWQRKLWIPGQYDVWHCLHQDSDYLPNQFQQKHTKLILTIHDLNFLERPDYSQEKKARKLARLQQVVARATALTAISEYTASIVKEKLSTTKLVQVISNGVAVNPKDTPTALPTHSLIHSFSQSSFFLFVGVIHPKKNVQTLLPLLEAFPDYRLVLAGPDQHPYAQHIREQAEKLGVADRLLMPGAVDEATKLWLYAHCEAFLFPSLTEGFGLPVAEAMTFGKPVFISKLTSLPEVGGKEAYYFENFEPESMAKTLHDGLHDFGQNPLREDRLRRRAAGFSWPSVAKEYWALYEGLLK; from the coding sequence ATGCCCGCTCTCTTTATTGACGCTGAACGCCTGCGTGACCTCAACAGTGGTTTAGGACAAGTTTGCCTACATCTTGGCCATGAACTGGTTCGCCAACGCCCCGAAGGCGAATCGTGGACTATTACCTTTTTGGTCCCCAAAGGGAAAACCGGCGTTTTTGGTGACTCTGTAAATTATATTGAAGCGTCGTGGCAACGAAAGCTCTGGATTCCTGGTCAATATGATGTTTGGCACTGTCTGCACCAGGATTCTGATTATTTACCCAATCAGTTTCAACAGAAGCATACAAAACTAATTCTCACAATCCACGACTTAAATTTTCTGGAGCGGCCCGATTATAGTCAAGAAAAGAAAGCACGAAAACTTGCTCGACTACAGCAGGTTGTGGCTCGGGCAACTGCTCTGACGGCTATTTCTGAGTATACAGCTTCGATTGTGAAGGAAAAGCTTTCGACGACCAAGCTTGTACAAGTCATTTCTAATGGCGTAGCCGTCAATCCAAAGGATACACCTACTGCCTTACCTACTCATTCACTCATTCATTCATTCTCGCAATCATCTTTCTTTCTCTTCGTCGGTGTCATTCATCCAAAGAAGAATGTACAAACGCTTTTGCCGCTACTCGAAGCGTTCCCTGATTATCGATTAGTGCTGGCCGGTCCCGACCAACATCCATACGCACAACATATTCGGGAACAGGCAGAAAAACTCGGTGTGGCCGACCGTTTATTGATGCCTGGCGCAGTTGATGAAGCCACTAAATTATGGCTTTACGCCCACTGCGAAGCGTTCTTATTCCCATCGCTGACCGAAGGCTTTGGACTACCCGTTGCCGAAGCCATGACGTTTGGTAAGCCGGTATTCATTTCAAAGCTAACCAGTCTACCTGAAGTTGGGGGTAAAGAGGCTTATTATTTTGAGAATTTCGAGCCGGAAAGTATGGCCAAAACACTACACGATGGCCTCCACGATTTTGGCCAAAATCCATTGCGCGAAGATCGCCTACGCCGACGAGCGGCTGGCTTCAGTTGGCCAAGCGTAGCAAAGGAATATTGGGCTTTGTATGAAGGGCTACTAAAGTAA
- a CDS encoding DUF305 domain-containing protein: MKTFQSNLSLWAIAALLAGGSLTACAQATTGSTAATSTASDPAKATLLTPLQQSVTKIKKLVATGDPDFDYSFQAKLHAQGVQDLLKQEIQSGKDTALIKMAKTMLPTVDADVTLLDGTMRQLKPTRPNQAYTQAQGRNIEAMSLKLQQTGSSDKLTSNLDKNFSTLLMDQRQDAIDMATTYLKYGNNATLKTYAQGLIDKSTQQIAQIKATIK, translated from the coding sequence ATGAAAACGTTCCAATCTAATTTATCCCTTTGGGCAATTGCGGCCCTGCTAGCCGGTGGTTCTTTAACAGCCTGTGCCCAGGCAACAACTGGCTCAACCGCAGCGACTAGTACAGCTAGCGATCCTGCTAAAGCAACGCTTCTAACACCTTTACAGCAGTCCGTTACGAAAATAAAAAAACTGGTAGCTACGGGTGACCCCGATTTCGATTACTCTTTTCAGGCAAAGCTTCATGCCCAAGGTGTTCAGGATTTACTGAAACAGGAAATTCAGAGCGGAAAAGACACGGCCTTGATAAAAATGGCCAAGACTATGCTTCCCACCGTTGATGCCGACGTAACGCTACTGGATGGCACCATGCGTCAGCTGAAGCCAACGCGCCCTAACCAGGCTTACACCCAGGCCCAAGGTCGTAATATTGAGGCTATGAGCCTGAAGTTACAGCAAACAGGTAGCAGTGATAAACTGACCAGTAATCTGGATAAAAACTTTTCAACCTTACTGATGGATCAACGTCAGGATGCGATCGATATGGCGACTACCTACCTGAAATATGGTAATAACGCTACATTGAAAACATACGCTCAGGGATTGATTGATAAATCGACCCAACAGATTGCCCAAATTAAGGCGACAATTAAATAA
- a CDS encoding bifunctional heptose 7-phosphate kinase/heptose 1-phosphate adenyltransferase — protein MNPVLDMTIDELFEQFDKLRVLIIGDVMLDSYVWGRVERISPEAPVPVVTVDRRELRLGGAGNVLLNVQALGAEAIICSIIGIDGPGDQLEKELCDRELNCDGLIRSADRITTIKERIIAGSQQVVRVDTETDKYITSDERKLLIAKAKELIPTCHVVIFEDYDKGVLSKEAIAEITDFANERGVPTVVDPKKRNFLSYQNTTLFKPNLKELREGLKVEFDVDNAEEFQAVVTQLKETLNLKGALITLSERGAFIDYNDEKLKLPAHVRKIADVSGAGDTVISIAACCVALKQPPSIIAGLSNLGGGLVCESVGVVPIDKAQLKEEAKENL, from the coding sequence ATGAATCCGGTCCTGGATATGACCATCGATGAATTGTTTGAGCAATTCGATAAACTCCGCGTTCTGATTATTGGCGATGTTATGCTCGATTCCTACGTATGGGGGCGTGTTGAGCGAATATCTCCCGAAGCCCCTGTTCCAGTTGTGACAGTCGATCGGCGGGAGTTGCGTTTGGGGGGAGCGGGCAATGTATTGCTGAACGTACAGGCACTCGGAGCGGAAGCCATTATTTGCTCCATTATTGGCATAGATGGGCCGGGAGATCAGCTTGAAAAAGAACTCTGTGATCGGGAGTTAAACTGCGATGGCCTCATCCGAAGTGCTGACCGAATTACGACCATTAAAGAGCGAATTATTGCCGGATCGCAGCAGGTAGTTCGTGTTGATACAGAAACAGATAAATACATCACAAGCGATGAACGGAAACTGCTCATTGCGAAAGCGAAGGAGTTAATTCCGACTTGCCATGTCGTTATTTTCGAAGACTACGACAAAGGGGTTCTGAGCAAAGAAGCCATTGCCGAAATCACTGATTTTGCCAATGAGCGAGGGGTTCCAACGGTAGTTGACCCTAAAAAAAGAAATTTCCTGTCTTATCAGAACACCACGCTTTTCAAGCCGAACCTGAAAGAACTTCGCGAAGGGTTGAAAGTAGAGTTTGATGTAGACAATGCCGAGGAATTTCAGGCAGTTGTTACCCAATTGAAAGAAACCCTAAACCTGAAAGGCGCGCTCATTACGCTTTCAGAACGAGGGGCTTTTATTGATTATAATGACGAAAAATTAAAGCTCCCTGCTCATGTTCGGAAGATTGCCGACGTGTCGGGGGCGGGTGATACCGTCATTAGCATTGCAGCCTGTTGCGTTGCGCTGAAACAACCTCCGAGTATTATTGCAGGATTATCGAATCTCGGCGGTGGATTAGTCTGTGAATCGGTTGGCGTTGTGCCAATTGATAAGGCACAGCTAAAGGAAGAAGCAAAAGAGAATTTGTAA
- the hemE gene encoding uroporphyrinogen decarboxylase, with product MTLQNDLLLRTARGELTERVPVWMMRQAGRVLPQYRAVREQAGSFITLAKTPELAAEVTIQPVDAFDVDAAIIFSDILVVPEAMGLPYEMIESRGPVFPTTVRNMADLSRLRVADAESDLGYVLDAIKLTKKELNNRVPLIGFAGAPFTIFCYMTEGKGSKTFSVAKKLLYTDPDFAHALLQQITDSTIAYLQAQIRAGADLIQLFDSWAGILSPEQYRTFSLPYIKQICDLITEVPVTVFAKGAFFARHEIGQLSCDVVGIDWNMDPHESRQLIPNRVLQGNLDPCVLYADFAQIRAEVKQMLNAFGHQHYIANLGHGIYPDTDPDKAKCFVDAVKKLSM from the coding sequence ATGACTTTACAGAATGATTTGCTGCTCCGCACCGCACGGGGCGAATTGACCGAGCGCGTACCTGTATGGATGATGCGCCAGGCCGGACGCGTGTTACCTCAGTATCGGGCCGTTCGGGAACAGGCAGGAAGTTTTATCACGCTGGCAAAAACGCCCGAATTGGCCGCTGAAGTAACAATTCAGCCAGTCGACGCCTTCGATGTGGATGCCGCGATTATCTTCTCCGACATTCTCGTTGTGCCCGAAGCAATGGGACTGCCCTACGAAATGATTGAAAGTCGGGGTCCCGTTTTCCCAACTACCGTCCGCAACATGGCCGACCTGAGCCGTTTGCGCGTAGCCGATGCCGAAAGCGACCTGGGCTATGTATTGGATGCGATCAAGCTGACCAAAAAAGAGTTGAATAATCGCGTGCCGCTTATTGGTTTTGCGGGTGCGCCATTCACTATTTTCTGTTACATGACAGAAGGAAAAGGCAGCAAAACCTTCTCGGTCGCCAAGAAATTACTATATACCGATCCTGATTTTGCCCATGCGCTACTTCAGCAAATCACGGATAGTACCATTGCTTACTTACAAGCCCAAATACGGGCGGGTGCTGATTTAATCCAGTTGTTCGATTCGTGGGCAGGCATTCTCTCACCAGAGCAATACCGCACATTCTCGCTCCCTTACATTAAGCAAATCTGCGACCTCATTACGGAAGTACCCGTGACCGTCTTTGCAAAGGGAGCCTTCTTCGCCCGGCACGAAATTGGCCAATTGAGCTGCGATGTGGTAGGTATCGACTGGAATATGGACCCGCACGAGTCACGCCAATTGATACCGAACCGGGTCTTGCAGGGCAATCTTGACCCTTGTGTACTGTATGCAGATTTTGCCCAGATTCGGGCCGAAGTGAAGCAAATGCTCAATGCGTTTGGCCATCAGCATTATATTGCCAACCTCGGCCACGGCATCTACCCTGATACTGATCCAGATAAAGCAAAATGTTTTGTGGATGCAGTGAAGAAACTATCAATGTAA
- a CDS encoding NADH-quinone oxidoreductase subunit N, producing MSLTDQLNDIINSLGGFGPEVWLSVAFCGLLVAELVLGRVTPLSKVRRWLVGLSVGIVLVAGVWAVLLPTRGYLFMHLLFVDNQAIFIQLVVALSAVAVLLYEAFTTSERVDGQSKLPLEWYALLIAMTLGLFLMAMSVNLLSIYLSIELVSICSYLLTALTRERKASEGGVKYLLFGAVSSAIMLYGMSLLYGMTGTLDLTADVFGAELARQDGAIATVALLLTGAGLFFKLAGVPFHVWTPDAYEAAPVPVAAFFSVGPKAAAVLVLMRIVTALPAESVFGETPANSLQTPLAVLALAGILIGNLSALRQTDAKRLLAYSTIAHAGFLLVGVVAMSQAGFEAVFFYVGTYLFISLAAFFLVDLLARSAGSDLTISNFAGLGPKQPLLSVALTVVMLALTGLPPTVGFTAKLLSFSALYDAYQQSGNSWLLALFGLGLLNALISLVYYLKIPFLLFFRPTLSAENSQQVTQIPKVAVWLSVGLVIPIVGLFLKPEVLLHWLVNW from the coding sequence TTGTCCCTTACCGATCAATTAAACGACATTATTAACAGCCTCGGTGGTTTTGGACCAGAGGTGTGGTTATCGGTGGCTTTTTGTGGGCTGCTCGTGGCTGAACTTGTTTTAGGTCGAGTAACCCCCTTGTCAAAAGTTCGCCGATGGTTAGTTGGGTTAAGTGTCGGGATCGTATTGGTAGCGGGAGTATGGGCCGTACTATTGCCAACGCGAGGGTATTTGTTCATGCACCTGTTGTTCGTTGACAACCAAGCGATTTTTATTCAATTAGTTGTTGCGTTGAGCGCCGTAGCTGTTTTGCTATATGAAGCTTTTACGACGTCAGAGCGAGTTGACGGACAGTCGAAATTACCGCTTGAATGGTATGCGCTGTTGATTGCCATGACACTTGGGCTATTTCTAATGGCGATGTCAGTCAATTTGTTGAGCATTTACCTGAGCATCGAATTAGTTTCCATCTGTTCTTATTTACTTACGGCACTCACCAGGGAGCGGAAAGCATCGGAAGGGGGGGTTAAGTACTTACTTTTCGGGGCCGTTAGTTCGGCCATTATGCTATATGGCATGTCGTTGCTGTATGGCATGACCGGTACGCTAGACTTGACCGCCGATGTTTTTGGCGCAGAACTTGCCCGGCAAGATGGCGCTATAGCAACAGTCGCTTTGCTGTTAACCGGAGCCGGGTTGTTTTTCAAACTGGCGGGTGTGCCGTTCCATGTCTGGACGCCGGATGCTTATGAAGCGGCTCCCGTTCCCGTAGCGGCCTTCTTTTCGGTTGGGCCTAAGGCGGCTGCAGTACTCGTGCTCATGCGCATTGTAACAGCCCTCCCGGCCGAGTCGGTGTTTGGTGAGACTCCGGCTAATTCGCTCCAAACGCCATTGGCTGTGCTGGCACTGGCTGGTATTCTGATTGGTAATCTATCGGCGCTGCGCCAAACCGATGCGAAGCGATTATTGGCTTACTCGACTATTGCTCACGCGGGGTTTCTTCTTGTTGGGGTTGTGGCCATGAGTCAGGCAGGCTTTGAGGCTGTGTTTTTCTACGTTGGCACCTATTTGTTTATTTCGCTGGCCGCTTTCTTCCTGGTCGACTTACTAGCCAGGAGCGCTGGCTCAGATTTAACGATTAGCAACTTCGCGGGGTTGGGCCCAAAGCAACCCTTATTGTCGGTGGCGCTAACAGTAGTTATGCTTGCCTTAACCGGTTTGCCACCAACGGTTGGGTTTACAGCCAAACTCTTATCGTTTTCGGCGCTTTATGATGCTTACCAGCAAAGTGGTAATTCCTGGCTGCTGGCTTTATTTGGGCTGGGTTTGCTGAACGCGCTGATCTCGTTAGTCTATTATCTCAAAATTCCTTTCCTGCTATTTTTTCGGCCCACCTTATCTGCCGAAAACTCCCAACAGGTAACGCAAATACCCAAAGTTGCTGTCTGGTTGAGCGTTGGATTAGTCATACCAATCGTCGGTTTATTTTTGAAGCCAGAAGTCCTGCTACATTGGCTGGTGAACTGGTAA
- a CDS encoding bacteriorhodopsin codes for MEVTNTFIPTAGTVGIFSMVTYFFLVVAAFAFLGTFIISLITPRISSPEQRNSLEPNSFILTTISTAIAGLTYYLIQSYYHDMLAEMATVSDANDRQTLIRESYNAIGQYRYIAWFITTPLLLVQLIALLRLPFNTYKRQLLGLIMATIFMVFASYIGHEQLSFDNEIETVPKLVWGLIALIDYVTIAFTLNKLWKEAGSQAHPAFRLSALTVAGTWGIYFIGYFLTLAPIDFNWIHVVFTITDLISLIGIGIVVYLVNSNRWQTNT; via the coding sequence ATGGAAGTAACAAATACATTCATACCAACAGCGGGTACCGTTGGTATTTTTTCGATGGTCACGTACTTTTTCTTGGTCGTGGCCGCGTTTGCTTTTCTAGGCACATTTATAATTTCGCTTATCACGCCAAGAATTTCTTCTCCAGAGCAACGCAACTCACTAGAACCCAATAGCTTCATTCTGACTACAATTAGTACGGCTATAGCGGGCCTTACCTACTATCTGATCCAGTCGTACTATCACGATATGCTGGCGGAGATGGCCACCGTAAGCGATGCAAATGATCGCCAAACCCTGATTCGGGAATCCTACAATGCCATTGGTCAATACCGATACATAGCCTGGTTTATCACGACTCCTTTGCTGTTGGTTCAACTAATCGCGCTACTTCGCCTTCCGTTCAACACTTACAAACGGCAACTGCTGGGATTAATAATGGCGACTATATTTATGGTTTTTGCCAGCTATATTGGTCATGAGCAACTTTCCTTTGACAATGAAATAGAAACTGTACCTAAATTAGTCTGGGGCCTCATCGCCCTAATCGACTACGTTACGATTGCCTTTACACTCAATAAGCTCTGGAAAGAAGCTGGTAGCCAGGCTCATCCCGCATTCCGGCTATCGGCCCTAACCGTTGCTGGGACTTGGGGAATTTATTTCATTGGCTATTTCCTCACCCTTGCTCCTATTGATTTCAACTGGATACATGTGGTGTTTACGATCACCGACCTTATCAGTTTGATTGGTATAGGGATAGTTGTTTATTTAGTCAACTCAAACCGTTGGCAGACTAACACCTAA
- a CDS encoding endonuclease/exonuclease/phosphatase family protein, whose translation MSYINVLFWNVQKKNLTPQIVNLAHNRGIDILVLAENPVSSVQLIQALNTTGPHYFQNHPLSQCKKITIITKFHYNSIAPIEETARLTIRHIHLPTGEDFLLTALHLVDKGNFTAESQNEAASLTADQLIRVENRLQFDRHIVLGDFNMNPFETGMIKANGFHGTMSSEVASLGYRTVQTREYPYFYNPTWSLFGDLNKDVSGTYYYKHAEHVCYEWNVFDQVLIRPRLVPNFVKDSLEIIQTDGVTSLITTRNTPNQSTYSDHLPLFFTLKF comes from the coding sequence ATGTCCTACATTAATGTCTTATTCTGGAACGTTCAAAAGAAAAATCTAACTCCGCAGATTGTCAATCTTGCGCATAACAGAGGCATTGATATTCTGGTACTGGCCGAGAATCCAGTCAGTTCAGTACAACTTATACAGGCGCTGAACACAACTGGGCCACACTATTTTCAGAATCATCCGTTGTCTCAATGTAAAAAGATCACAATCATTACCAAGTTTCACTACAATTCAATCGCACCAATTGAAGAGACCGCCCGGCTTACGATTCGACACATTCACTTACCAACTGGTGAAGATTTCCTGCTCACGGCTCTCCATTTAGTCGACAAGGGTAATTTTACGGCAGAAAGCCAGAATGAAGCGGCCTCATTAACAGCAGATCAACTCATTAGAGTTGAGAATAGACTCCAGTTTGACCGCCATATTGTACTCGGCGATTTCAATATGAATCCATTTGAGACTGGCATGATAAAAGCCAATGGATTTCACGGTACTATGTCAAGTGAGGTGGCAAGCCTTGGATATAGAACTGTGCAAACACGCGAATATCCCTACTTTTATAATCCAACCTGGAGTCTGTTTGGCGATTTGAATAAAGACGTTTCTGGAACGTACTACTACAAACACGCTGAGCATGTTTGCTATGAGTGGAACGTATTTGATCAGGTATTGATACGTCCTAGACTAGTGCCTAATTTTGTAAAAGATAGTTTAGAGATTATTCAAACTGATGGTGTAACTTCACTGATAACAACGCGAAATACACCCAACCAGAGTACTTACTCCGACCATTTGCCGTTATTTTTTACGTTGAAATTTTAA
- a CDS encoding ABC transporter ATP-binding protein, whose translation MKTYLRLLSFAKPLSRFLTPFVLTSLLSSVFGVLNFTLLIPLLSILFDKVDAKQMQAFLSQPAPSLTSGPTDFFKYYLAQIFQDYGKVGALQFVCFVIVLSVLFNNLFKYLSVRQLESFKARMVAKLREAVFSKTLQLHLGFFSNERKGNLISRTTTDVQEVENSIANTLSAASKEVFLLIGYIIALLATSVKLTLFAILVIPVSGIFIATLVRRMKRDAQDVQLRLSGLLSLLDETFGGMRVVKGFVAEGFILDKFRQENEGYRDAVRSLANRRELASPFSEVVGVAVVASILFYGGSLVLSGQSELTAAEFITYIAIFSQVTRPAKDISNAFSASQRGLASGERVLELIDTPPAIQDKPNAITLTDFRDRISMQHVSFAYNPDTPVLQDISFDLPKGKTIALVGSSGGGKSTIADLVPRFYDPTAGQILIDGVDLRDCSMASLRSQMGIVTQESILFNDTIFNNIAFGNAATEAQVMEAARIANAHDFIMAQPDGYQTIIGDRGGKLSGGQRQRISIARAILKNPPILILDEATSALDTESEKLVQEALTRLMANRTTLVIAHRLSTIQHADVILVVNQGRIVERGRHDELLTLEEGFYRKLNTMQHV comes from the coding sequence ATGAAAACGTACCTTCGATTACTCTCGTTTGCCAAACCGCTGAGCCGATTCCTGACGCCATTCGTTTTGACGTCGCTGCTATCCAGTGTATTTGGCGTGTTGAATTTTACATTACTGATTCCGCTGCTTAGTATTCTGTTCGATAAGGTCGATGCCAAGCAAATGCAGGCATTTTTAAGTCAGCCTGCTCCTTCGTTGACAAGTGGCCCTACCGATTTCTTCAAATACTACCTCGCGCAGATATTTCAGGACTATGGCAAAGTGGGCGCTTTGCAATTCGTCTGCTTTGTGATTGTCCTTTCTGTACTGTTCAATAATCTGTTTAAGTATTTGTCAGTAAGGCAATTGGAGTCGTTTAAGGCGAGGATGGTGGCCAAGTTGCGTGAAGCGGTATTTTCCAAAACGCTTCAATTACACCTCGGTTTTTTCTCGAATGAGCGGAAAGGAAACCTGATTTCACGCACTACGACCGATGTTCAGGAGGTAGAAAACTCAATTGCCAATACGCTTTCTGCTGCCTCGAAAGAGGTCTTTTTGCTAATTGGCTACATTATTGCCTTACTCGCGACTTCGGTGAAATTGACCCTGTTCGCTATTCTCGTGATTCCCGTTTCGGGTATATTCATTGCCACGCTTGTTCGGCGGATGAAGCGGGATGCGCAGGATGTTCAGTTGCGACTGAGCGGCTTATTGAGTCTGCTCGATGAAACGTTTGGTGGCATGCGTGTCGTGAAAGGCTTTGTGGCAGAGGGCTTTATTCTGGATAAATTTCGTCAGGAAAACGAAGGATATCGGGATGCTGTCCGCTCGCTGGCAAATCGGCGCGAACTGGCGTCTCCTTTTTCGGAAGTAGTCGGGGTAGCGGTTGTTGCTAGTATTTTATTCTATGGCGGATCGCTGGTGTTGAGCGGACAGTCGGAGTTGACGGCGGCTGAATTCATTACCTATATCGCTATTTTTTCGCAGGTGACGCGTCCGGCTAAAGACATTTCCAACGCGTTCAGTGCCTCGCAACGGGGACTTGCTTCGGGCGAACGAGTTCTGGAACTGATCGATACACCCCCGGCTATTCAGGACAAACCCAATGCTATAACGCTGACGGATTTCCGGGATCGGATTTCGATGCAACATGTTTCCTTTGCTTACAATCCCGACACACCGGTTTTGCAGGATATTAGCTTTGACCTGCCAAAAGGCAAAACGATAGCGTTGGTTGGGTCATCAGGAGGGGGTAAATCGACGATTGCCGATCTGGTTCCTCGGTTTTACGATCCCACGGCCGGACAAATTCTGATTGACGGTGTGGATTTGCGCGATTGTAGTATGGCGTCGTTACGATCACAAATGGGTATTGTAACCCAGGAAAGTATCCTGTTTAACGATACCATTTTTAATAACATTGCTTTTGGGAATGCCGCAACTGAAGCGCAGGTGATGGAAGCTGCCCGGATTGCCAATGCTCACGATTTCATCATGGCACAGCCCGATGGTTACCAGACCATCATTGGAGATCGGGGTGGTAAATTGTCGGGTGGACAACGGCAGCGTATCAGCATTGCCCGGGCTATCCTGAAAAACCCACCTATTCTGATTCTCGACGAAGCGACGTCGGCGCTCGACACCGAATCGGAAAAGTTAGTGCAGGAAGCGTTAACTCGCCTGATGGCTAATCGGACAACGCTCGTAATTGCTCACCGACTAAGCACTATTCAACACGCCGATGTCATTCTGGTTGTGAATCAGGGCCGTATTGTAGAACGGGGCCGGCACGACGAACTGCTAACCTTAGAGGAAGGCTTCTACCGGAAATTAAATACAATGCAGCACGTTTAG
- a CDS encoding PadR family transcriptional regulator: protein MNTSNNSSLLKGSLSVMILRLLEDREKMYGYEITQKVKDLTAGEMTITEGALYPALHKLEAEGLLTTETQVVDGRARKYYSLTKTGHTEAAGRIADLTSFLENLNLVLKLKPSI, encoded by the coding sequence ATGAACACGTCCAATAATTCCTCTTTATTGAAAGGTAGCCTATCGGTCATGATTTTACGGTTGCTGGAAGACCGCGAAAAAATGTACGGCTACGAGATTACGCAGAAAGTAAAAGACCTGACAGCGGGCGAAATGACCATTACAGAAGGTGCCCTCTATCCTGCCCTACACAAACTTGAAGCCGAAGGTCTACTCACCACCGAAACGCAAGTTGTGGACGGCCGCGCCCGCAAGTACTACTCGCTCACCAAAACTGGCCATACGGAAGCCGCCGGACGCATCGCTGATCTAACCTCGTTTCTGGAAAATCTGAACCTGGTATTGAAACTGAAACCAAGTATTTAA
- a CDS encoding SAM hydrolase/SAM-dependent halogenase family protein → MHIIYRLILVFALVTRQVAQAQNGIVVFQSDFGLKDGAVSSMKGVALGVSPTLKLFDLTHEIPAYNIWEAAYRLYQTAIYYPKGTVFVSVCDPGVGTERRSVVLLTKSGHYIVTPDNGTLTLIAEQLGIREIRQINEAINRRKNSNESYTFHGRDVYAYTAARLASHTITFAQVGAKLPNEVVRLPYQKAEYKDGLVKGTIPILDIQYGNVWSNIPKAMIEQLGVKPGEMLRIQIFQDGKSVYDKSARWVNTFGEAPVGDDVAYINSLMDFSIAVNQGNFSEKYKVSSGSAWTIIVSK, encoded by the coding sequence ATGCATATCATTTACAGGCTTATCCTTGTATTCGCCTTAGTTACCCGGCAGGTAGCACAAGCTCAAAATGGCATTGTAGTTTTTCAGTCTGATTTTGGACTGAAAGACGGGGCTGTTTCGTCAATGAAAGGAGTGGCTCTGGGTGTTTCGCCAACACTCAAGTTGTTTGACCTTACACACGAAATACCAGCCTACAACATCTGGGAAGCGGCTTATCGACTCTACCAAACAGCCATCTATTACCCCAAAGGAACTGTATTTGTATCGGTATGCGATCCTGGTGTGGGTACTGAACGACGTTCGGTGGTGCTGTTAACAAAGTCTGGACATTACATTGTGACGCCCGACAACGGCACGCTCACGCTGATTGCCGAGCAACTTGGTATCCGGGAGATTCGGCAGATTAACGAAGCGATCAACCGACGCAAAAATTCGAACGAGTCGTATACGTTCCATGGCCGTGATGTATACGCTTATACAGCCGCCCGACTGGCATCTCACACGATTACGTTTGCGCAGGTTGGAGCCAAACTTCCAAATGAGGTAGTACGCTTACCGTATCAGAAAGCCGAATACAAAGATGGGCTGGTGAAAGGGACCATTCCCATTCTCGATATTCAGTACGGCAACGTTTGGAGTAATATTCCCAAAGCCATGATTGAGCAACTAGGAGTTAAACCGGGCGAAATGCTTCGAATTCAGATTTTTCAGGATGGCAAATCAGTCTACGATAAGTCGGCCCGATGGGTAAATACGTTTGGTGAAGCACCCGTTGGCGATGATGTAGCGTATATCAATAGCCTGATGGATTTTTCAATTGCGGTCAATCAGGGCAATTTTTCGGAGAAATATAAAGTCTCTAGTGGCTCAGCCTGGACGATTATTGTGAGTAAGTAA